In Pirellulales bacterium, the genomic window GCCGTCGATGAGCAGGTCGCAGTTGAAGTCGCCGCTGGCGAAGCCGCCGAGTTGGTGAAAGTGATCGGCCCAGGCCGTGTAGTCGGCGCCATCGACCACGCCATTCATGTCGGCGTCGCCGGCGTAGAGGCTCGCCACGCCAAAGGCGTATTGCCGGCTGAGCCAGTCGTAGCCGGGGGTGATGCCATTGACCTTGGGGCCGCCGTACAGGTGGACGTATCCCGGCGTCTGGCCGTCGTCGGAATACCAGCTTTGCCATCCGGACTGCTGTTGGATCGCGTGGTAATTGTCCAGAAACAGCCAACCGCGCTCGGCGGCCTGCGTTTGCAGCCAAGGATTGTAGAGCGTGCGCAGCCGCTCATCGGCCAGCGCATAGCGCGCGTCGTTGGGATTGGTCAGCACCGGCAGATTCGCGCCCAAGATCACTTGCACGCCAGCGGTTTGGAAGGCGTCGAACTCCGCCCCGATGAGACTCTGAAACGCCGCGAATTGATCGGGTTCCAGAAACGAGTCGTTGACGCCCAACTGGAATAGCACCAAGTTGGCGCCGGCGGCCAGGGCATCGGCGCCAAAATCATGCGCGTGCGGTGGCTGCGCGTGAATGTCGGTGGCCTGGCCCGTGTAGATCGGCGCGGAGGCCCCGCCCGAGGCGAATCGCAACGACTGGGCGGGCATGCCAAAGCGATTGAACTGATACTGCAACAGCGCTCCGTAGGCGCTGGTCTGTGAGTCGCCGGTGGCGGCAAAAAGGGTCGATGCCACGGCCGGCGAAGCAACCAACATACAGAGTCCAGCCCACAGAAGTGCCCGCTGCATCAAACCGCCTCTTGACTGTCCCTGGAATTAGCTAGCGTTGGCCAGCCGGCAACACCACAATTAACACAAAATTTTATCAAAATCAAAGGTAGAGGGGGTGCGCTGTTGGTCGGCCGCGAAAATCAGCGGGCAGAAGATTCCGCGAGAACGCCGGCTTTTGCCGATTGCGGAGGGGCACAGCCAAGAAACGGCCGGCAAGATCAGAAAAATGGCGCCGATCGGCTGGGCCAAACGGGCGAGCCAGTGTCCCACCAGGACGGCGGGACCAAAGACTGATCTTGGCCGGCGGGGCGGTCGCGCCTATGAATTACTGGGAGACTTCTTTCCTTCTCGCTGCCGCGCCCACCCGCCCGACCCCGCCTGGTTCGCCGTTCATGTCGATCGACCCTGACGCCGCGCCAACGACTCGCCGGTTGCTCCTGCGCCTGGGGCAACTGGCGTGGAAGTATCGCCTGGGGTGCGCGCAGCTTTTGGCGCTACAGCTTGTGGTGCTGGCGCTGACGCTGGCGACGTTCACGGCGCTGGGGTTGGCGGTGGATGTGGTGCGCCAGCATGCCGCGCCCGGCGGCCCCGCATTGAACTGGCCCGCGGGCCTGGCGCCGCCCGCCGACTGGTCGCCCCGTTTCACGGTGGCCGCGCTGGCCGCCGCCATGCTGTCGCTGGCCGCGGCGCGGGGCGTGGCCAACTACTGGTACGCGCGGGTCGCCGCGCGCTTTGTGCATCAGCGGATGGTGGTCGATCTGCGCGCCTTGGTTTATGAAAAGCTGCAGCGCTTGAGCTTTCGGTTTTTCGCCGATCATCACAGCGGCTCGATCATTGGTCGCGTGACCGCCGACGTGCAATCGCTGCGCGTGTTCGTCGATGGCGTGGTGCTGCAAGCGCTCACGCTGGGCCTGTCGCTCGCCTTTTATCTGGCGTACATGCTGCGGATCCACGTCGGGCTGACTTTGCTCTGTCTGGCCAGCACGCCGGTGATGTGGGCGATCTCGGCTAGCTTTTCGCGGCGAGTGAAGCCGGCCTACGCCAAGAACCGCGAGTTGTTCGACCAGATGCTATTGGCGCTCACCGAGAACGTGCGCGGCGTGCAGGTGGTGAAGGGCTTTGCCCGCCACGACGAGGAGCGCGCCAAGTTTGCGCGGGCCAACCGCGCGGTCACCGATCAGCAGCATTGGATTTTTTGGCGGGTGAGCTTGTTTTCTCCCACGATTGAGCTGCTCACGCAGTTCAATCTGGTCGCGCTGTTGGGCTACGGCGGCTACCTGGTCATGCAGGGCGATTTGGCGCTGGGCTCGGGGCTGATCGTCTTCTCGAATTTGTTGCAACAGTTTTCCGGCCAGGTAAGCAAGGTCACCAGCATCGTCAACAGCGTGCAGCAGAGCCTGATCGGCGCACGGCGGGTGTTTGAGGTGCTCGACGCGCCGATCGAGATCCAAAGCCCAGCCAACCCGCGCCCGCTGGGCCGCGCGCGGGGGGAGATTGAGTTCGAGTTTGTCGAGTTTCGCCATCAGGCGCAGCCCGTCCTCAGCGACATCTCGCTGTGGATACCGGCGGGGCAGTGCGTGGCGCTGCTGGGCGCCACGGGGTCGGGCAAGTCGTCTTTGTTGAATTTGATACCGCGCTACTTCGACGCGACGGGCGGCCGCGTGCTGATCGACGGGATCGACGTGCGCGAGTTGGATGTGGATGAGCTGCGCCGCAACATTGGCGTAGTGCCGCAGGAGACGACGCTGTTTGGCGACACGGTGGCCGCCAACATCGCCTTTGGAAAGCCAGACGCCAGCCGCGAGCAAATCGAACGCGCGGCGCGCATCGCGCGAGCGCACGACTTCATCACCGGGCTGCCCGACGGCTACGACACCGTATTGAAAGAAGGGGGCAAGGACCTTTCTGGCGGGCAGCGGCAACGACTGGCGATTGCCCGCGCCTTGCTCCTGGAGCCGCCGATTTTGTTGCTCGACGATCCGACGGCGGCGATCGATCCGCAGACCGAGGACGAGATCTTGCAAGCGATGGAGCAGGCGATGGCGGGCCGAACAACGCTGGTGGTGGCGCATCGGCTGAGCACGTTGCGCCGCGCCGACCTGGTGGTGGTGCTGGACGGGGGGCGGATTGTCGAGCTAGGCACGCACGAACAGTTGATGCGCAGCCGCGGCCTGTATTGGCGGGCCGCCAGCCTGCAAAGCGATGGGCAAGTGATCGAAGACGCGCCGCTACGGTTGCCGGCGCACGACGCCTATGCCTCGGACGCCGCCTAGCCGCGAGCCACGTCAGCGCCATGCAAAAAGCCGCCAACAAGCCGACCGCCGCCGAGCCGATGGATCGCGAGTTCGAGCTGCCGAGCCGCCCACTCGACAGCGAATTGATCGCGTGGCTGTATGGCTACACGCGGCCACACGCGCGGCAGCGCAACCTACTGCTGGCGCTGGTGGCGCTGCGTTCGGCGCAACTGCCACTGTTGGCGTGGGCGACGGGGCGGATCATCACGGGGCCGATCACCGCGGGCGACCCGCGCGGCCTGGCCTGGGGGCTGGCGGGCTTTGTGGCGCTGGCCTTGTTCACGCAACTGACGTTTCATTTTCGGCAGCGCTATGCCTTGGAACTGGGAGAGGCGGTGGTGCATGACTTGCGCGCCGACATCTTCGCGCAGCTCCAGAGGTTGCAGCTTGGCTTTTTCAATCAGACCAAGCTGGGGCGGATCATCAGTCGCGTCACCTCCGACGCCGAGGCGGTGCGGGCCGGCGTACAAGAGGTGTGCTTTGCCGGGCTGGTGAGCGGCGGCCAGATGGTGATCGCCGCCGCGCTGATGCTGTGGTGCGACCCCTTGCTGTTTGGCCTGGTGTTGGCGATCGCGCCGGGGCTGTGGCTGATCAACAACCACTTTCGCCGCCGGCTCAGCCGACTGCACCGCGACGTACAAGAGAGCTTCAGCCGCGTCACGTCGACATTGGCCGAGACGGTGCAAGGCATTCAGGTGATTCAAGGCTTTGTGCGGCAAGAGACGAACAGCCGCCGCTTTCATGCGCTGGTGGCCGATCATTCGCGCTACAACTTTGAAGCGGCCCGTACCGCCGGCCTGTTTGGCCCGTTGCTCGACCTGAACAGCCAGTTCTTTTTGGCGACGCTGTTGATCGTGGGGGGCTGGCGCGCGCTGGCCGCTGGCTCGTCGCTGCCGCTGGGAGACCTGATTCAGTTTTTGTTTTTGGCGAACATCTTCTTTGGCCCCATTCAAACCCTGGGCGACCTCTACAATCAGGCGCTAGTGTCGATGGCGGGCGCCGAGCGCGTGCGCGCCCTCTTGGAAACCGAACCCGAGTGGCAAGACTGGCCGGACGCCAGCGCGGCGCGGCGACTGCGCGGGCGCGTGGAGTTCGACCGGGTCACCTTCAGCTACGTCCCGGCGCGCCCGGTGCTGCACGGCGTGAGCTTTGTGGCCGAGCCAGGACAAACCATCGCGCTGGTCGGTCACACCGGCAGCGGCAAGACCTCGATCATCAACCTGATCGCCAAGTTCTATCTGCCGGACGCCGGCCAGGTACTGATCGACGGGCAAGACCTGCGCGGGCTGGACACCGACGACTATCGGCGCCAGATCGGCGTGGTGCTGCAAAACAACTTTTTGTTCACCGGCACGGTGCTGGAGAATATCCGCGTTGGCCGCCCCAGCGCGACCGACGCCGAGGTGCAAGGGGCCGTCGAGCGGCTAGGCTGCGCCGACATCCTGGCCGCGTTGCCGAACGGGCTGCAGACTGAGGTGGGGGAAGGCGCCTGCCGCCTGTCGCTAGGACAACGGCAACTGGTCTGTTTTGCGCGGGCGCTATTGGCCGACCCGAGCATCTTGATCCTCGACGAGGCGACCAGTTCGATCGACGTGCTGACCGAGTATCGCATTGGGCAGGCTTTGGCGCGGCTGTTGGCGGGGCGGACCAGCTTTGTGGTGGCGCACCGGTTGAGCACCATTCGCGGCGCCGATTTGGTGCTGGTGCTCGACGAAGGCCAGATTGTCGAACGGGGCACGCACGCCGAACTGGTCGCCGCGGGAGGCGTTTACGCGCGGCTGCACGAGCAGTTTGCGCGGGCGACGGCGGCCTAGCGGGGTGGCGCGGTCAGCGGCGCGCGGTTTTGCAGACCGCCAGCGCCTCGCGAATCATCTGATTGGCGTAGCCCCATTCGTTGTCGTACCAGCTCATGACTTTGACTAGGTCGCCGTCGACAACGCGGGTCAGGTCGAGATCGACCACCGACGCGCGCGAGTCGCCAATGATGTCGGATGAGACCAGCGGATCGCGCGTGACGCCGAGCACTCCGGCATAGCGTGGCGAGTCGGCTTCCTCGGTGAGAATCTGGTTCACCTCTTCCACAGTGGTCTTTCGCGAAGTGACAAACGTGATGTCGGCCAACGATCCGGCGGGAATCGGCGCCCGGATCGCGATGCCGTCGAAGCGACCCGCGTACTGCGGCAGCGCGCGCGTGGTGGCGCGCGCGGCGCCGGTGTCGGACGGCACCAGGTTAGCGGCCCCCGCCCGGCCGCGCCGCAAGCGCGGATGAGAACGATCGACGATCGACTGAGTGGAGGTGTAGGCGTGCACGGTGGTCAGCATCGATTTTTCGAAGCCGATGCGGCGGCCGATGACCTCGACGATCGGCGTGATGCAGTTGGTGGTGCAACTGGCGCAGGAGACGATAGCGGTCGCGTCGCCGGGCGCATTCACGCCGTGGACTACGGTTTCGACGTCTTCATCCTTGGAGGGCGCCGACAGCAGCACCACGCGCGCGCCGGCGCGGATGTGCTTCGCCAGATCTTCGCGCCGCGTGAGCGCGCCGGTGCATTCGAACACCAGTTCGACGCCGAGATCCTTCCACGGGAGTTCCGCCGGGTCGCGGCTGCCGAGCTTTTGCAGTTTGTGGCCGGCGACGATCAGGTTGGGCCCGTCGATCGCCACCGACTTGGGGTAACGCCGGTACACCGTGTCGTACCGCAGCAGGTAAGCCAGGTTGTCGACGTCTCCCAGATCGTTGATGGCGACCACGTCCAGCGAGGGCTCGTCGATCGCCAGCTTCAAGACCGCGCGGCCGATGCGTCCCAGACCGTTAATGGCGACTTTGGTGCTCATGTTGTTTCAATCCCCCTGATGAATGATGGAAATAGCCGCTCTCACACTTGAACCCGCGCGCTAAAGCCGGCGGCGTTGATGGCCTGGACCAGCGCCGCGGGCTTAAAGTCGCCGGTGACCACAAACGATGTCGCGCCAGGGGTGGCCGTGTCGCCAGTCACGCCGGCAACGGTGGCGATGGCCTGCCGAATGGCGTCGCAACACAAATCGCAGCAGTTGTGGATGCCGGAGACTCGCAGCCGATGGACATTGCCCGGTGGGATATTGCCCACGGGGCGGATCGCGAATTGCTCACTGTCGGCGCGGCCATAGAAGCCGGCGGCGGCGATCGCGTCCAGCGCTTGTTGGGCCGCGGCGTCGTCTGGGGCGGTTACGGTCACGGTTCCGTCGTGCAGATCGCATTGCGATTCTGCCCCCGCGACGGTTTGAACCGCCTGGTTCACCGCCTGCGCGCAGCCTTGGCAACACAGGTGAACGCCGCGCAGTTGCAGCCGAGTGTCGGTTTGATTTGTCATGATCGACTCCTTTGATAGTCGCTGGCTGGTGGTCTCCTGGCCGCGCATTTCGCCCGCGCCGGGCCCTCCGTGGCTCGGCGCGCTACATGTTGTTGTTAGTGTCCCTGGAGATGTCGTTTCAGCGCCAGCGCGCCGTTGTGCGCTTCGTCGCGCGCGGCATAGACCAGGGTGACGGTCCCCTCCTTCGCCTTTTGCTTGAGAAGCCGGACGGCGTCTGGGTGCTCGCGCAATTCGCCGCGATAGCGCTCTTCGAATTGCTTCCAGCGGGCCGGGTCGTGCCCGAACCATTTGCGCAGCTCGGGACTGGGGGCGATGTCTTTCAGCCACAGATCGACCGCGGCGCGTTTTTTGGTCAGCCCGCGCGGCCACAGACGTTCCACCAAGACACGCACGCCGTCCTGGGAAGAAGGCTCCTCGTAAACTCGCTTCAACTTCAACATGTCCGTGTCTCCTGTTGCCGCCACCGTTTGAAAATCGCTCTGACCGCTTGGCGCACGCCGGCACGTCGCACGGCATGCGCCGAACCAGACCGAACCGCGCCGGCTCATCCGGCTTCGTGCTGCCAGG contains:
- a CDS encoding DUF488 domain-containing protein; this translates as MLKLKRVYEEPSSQDGVRVLVERLWPRGLTKKRAAVDLWLKDIAPSPELRKWFGHDPARWKQFEERYRGELREHPDAVRLLKQKAKEGTVTLVYAARDEAHNGALALKRHLQGH
- a CDS encoding ABC transporter ATP-binding protein/permease, whose product is MQKAANKPTAAEPMDREFELPSRPLDSELIAWLYGYTRPHARQRNLLLALVALRSAQLPLLAWATGRIITGPITAGDPRGLAWGLAGFVALALFTQLTFHFRQRYALELGEAVVHDLRADIFAQLQRLQLGFFNQTKLGRIISRVTSDAEAVRAGVQEVCFAGLVSGGQMVIAAALMLWCDPLLFGLVLAIAPGLWLINNHFRRRLSRLHRDVQESFSRVTSTLAETVQGIQVIQGFVRQETNSRRFHALVADHSRYNFEAARTAGLFGPLLDLNSQFFLATLLIVGGWRALAAGSSLPLGDLIQFLFLANIFFGPIQTLGDLYNQALVSMAGAERVRALLETEPEWQDWPDASAARRLRGRVEFDRVTFSYVPARPVLHGVSFVAEPGQTIALVGHTGSGKTSIINLIAKFYLPDAGQVLIDGQDLRGLDTDDYRRQIGVVLQNNFLFTGTVLENIRVGRPSATDAEVQGAVERLGCADILAALPNGLQTEVGEGACRLSLGQRQLVCFARALLADPSILILDEATSSIDVLTEYRIGQALARLLAGRTSFVVAHRLSTIRGADLVLVLDEGQIVERGTHAELVAAGGVYARLHEQFARATAA
- a CDS encoding SGNH/GDSL hydrolase family protein, whose translation is MASTLFAATGDSQTSAYGALLQYQFNRFGMPAQSLRFASGGASAPIYTGQATDIHAQPPHAHDFGADALAAGANLVLFQLGVNDSFLEPDQFAAFQSLIGAEFDAFQTAGVQVILGANLPVLTNPNDARYALADERLRTLYNPWLQTQAAERGWLFLDNYHAIQQQSGWQSWYSDDGQTPGYVHLYGGPKVNGITPGYDWLSRQYAFGVASLYAGDADMNGVVDGADYTAWADHFHQLGGFASGDFNCDLLIDGADYTIWADNFIVGNSAALPIPEPATCLLLAIGAIGVMAAMARRHHN
- a CDS encoding ABC transporter ATP-binding protein/permease — encoded protein: MSIDPDAAPTTRRLLLRLGQLAWKYRLGCAQLLALQLVVLALTLATFTALGLAVDVVRQHAAPGGPALNWPAGLAPPADWSPRFTVAALAAAMLSLAAARGVANYWYARVAARFVHQRMVVDLRALVYEKLQRLSFRFFADHHSGSIIGRVTADVQSLRVFVDGVVLQALTLGLSLAFYLAYMLRIHVGLTLLCLASTPVMWAISASFSRRVKPAYAKNRELFDQMLLALTENVRGVQVVKGFARHDEERAKFARANRAVTDQQHWIFWRVSLFSPTIELLTQFNLVALLGYGGYLVMQGDLALGSGLIVFSNLLQQFSGQVSKVTSIVNSVQQSLIGARRVFEVLDAPIEIQSPANPRPLGRARGEIEFEFVEFRHQAQPVLSDISLWIPAGQCVALLGATGSGKSSLLNLIPRYFDATGGRVLIDGIDVRELDVDELRRNIGVVPQETTLFGDTVAANIAFGKPDASREQIERAARIARAHDFITGLPDGYDTVLKEGGKDLSGGQRQRLAIARALLLEPPILLLDDPTAAIDPQTEDEILQAMEQAMAGRTTLVVAHRLSTLRRADLVVVLDGGRIVELGTHEQLMRSRGLYWRAASLQSDGQVIEDAPLRLPAHDAYASDAA
- a CDS encoding type I glyceraldehyde-3-phosphate dehydrogenase, which codes for MSTKVAINGLGRIGRAVLKLAIDEPSLDVVAINDLGDVDNLAYLLRYDTVYRRYPKSVAIDGPNLIVAGHKLQKLGSRDPAELPWKDLGVELVFECTGALTRREDLAKHIRAGARVVLLSAPSKDEDVETVVHGVNAPGDATAIVSCASCTTNCITPIVEVIGRRIGFEKSMLTTVHAYTSTQSIVDRSHPRLRRGRAGAANLVPSDTGAARATTRALPQYAGRFDGIAIRAPIPAGSLADITFVTSRKTTVEEVNQILTEEADSPRYAGVLGVTRDPLVSSDIIGDSRASVVDLDLTRVVDGDLVKVMSWYDNEWGYANQMIREALAVCKTARR